In Halapricum desulfuricans, a single window of DNA contains:
- a CDS encoding protein-L-isoaspartate(D-aspartate) O-methyltransferase produces MFGGDDDATREHLLEGLRQRIDDSDVIEAMGAVPREEFVPDSQRSSAYADRPLPIGEGQTISAPHMVAIMAELLDLEPGQTVLEIGTGCGYHAAVTAELVGSGSVYSVEYHESLAREARERLAELGYEGVSIRAGDGHEGWAEHAPYDRAYLTCAAAEFPDAVVEQVRPGGVLLGPLGDGHQRLVRASKREGGTLDREHHGGVRFVRMQGEGRA; encoded by the coding sequence ATGTTCGGTGGCGACGACGACGCAACGCGCGAGCACCTTCTCGAAGGTCTTCGCCAGCGGATCGACGATTCCGACGTCATCGAGGCGATGGGGGCCGTTCCGCGCGAGGAGTTCGTCCCCGACAGCCAGCGATCGAGCGCCTACGCCGACCGGCCGCTCCCGATCGGCGAGGGGCAGACGATCAGCGCACCACACATGGTCGCGATCATGGCCGAACTGCTGGATCTCGAACCCGGACAGACAGTGCTGGAGATCGGCACCGGCTGTGGCTATCACGCCGCCGTCACGGCCGAGCTCGTCGGGTCCGGTAGCGTCTACAGCGTCGAGTACCACGAGTCGCTGGCCCGCGAGGCCCGCGAGCGGCTGGCCGAACTGGGGTACGAGGGCGTCTCGATCCGCGCCGGCGACGGCCACGAGGGGTGGGCCGAGCACGCCCCCTACGACCGCGCGTATCTGACCTGTGCCGCCGCCGAGTTCCCCGACGCGGTCGTCGAACAGGTCCGGCCCGGGGGCGTCCTGCTCGGCCCGCTGGGCGACGGCCACCAGCGGCTGGTCCGCGCCAGCAAACGCGAGGGCGGCACGCTCGACCGCGAACATCACGGCGGCGTGCGGTTCGTCCGGATGCAGGGCGAAGGGCGAGCGTAG
- a CDS encoding TrmB family transcriptional regulator, whose protein sequence is MASLRDLGLSEYETRTYRSLLETGPTTAKELSRRSDVPMGRIYDVLKSLETHSLVRSQTASRPKKYVAVEPETALDRLLEDKKRELEQQAAQYEEIVDSLADDLEAAEPLGETFWTAAIGAEETADLLIERLTAAEDRIVIVTSQFSQQFDIDEIGDRSVATLKDALDRGVDISLLMPPEMVGSLPDDVGERYRELLQPHDGFEVRTSENVVGTFEVIDDTEVCIEVPHPLRENETFAVIDFKDPEFAATVTAEFQARWADAHSLEL, encoded by the coding sequence ATGGCTTCGCTTCGTGATCTCGGGCTGTCGGAATACGAGACTCGGACGTATCGATCACTGCTCGAGACGGGACCGACAACGGCGAAAGAGTTGTCGCGCCGGAGCGATGTCCCGATGGGGCGGATCTACGACGTGCTCAAGAGCCTGGAAACACACAGTCTCGTCCGGAGCCAGACCGCGAGCCGTCCGAAGAAGTACGTCGCGGTCGAACCGGAGACGGCGCTGGATCGCCTGCTCGAAGACAAGAAACGCGAACTCGAACAGCAGGCCGCCCAGTACGAGGAGATCGTCGATTCGCTAGCAGACGATCTTGAGGCCGCAGAGCCGCTCGGGGAGACGTTCTGGACGGCGGCGATCGGAGCCGAGGAGACGGCGGACCTGCTGATCGAGCGGCTCACGGCCGCCGAAGACCGGATCGTCATCGTCACCTCGCAGTTCTCCCAGCAGTTCGACATCGACGAGATCGGCGACCGCAGCGTCGCTACCCTCAAGGACGCACTCGACCGTGGCGTCGACATCTCGCTGCTCATGCCACCCGAGATGGTCGGTTCGCTCCCGGACGACGTCGGCGAGCGCTATCGGGAACTCCTGCAACCGCACGACGGTTTCGAGGTCCGGACCAGCGAGAACGTCGTCGGCACGTTCGAAGTGATCGACGACACAGAGGTCTGCATCGAGGTGCCCCACCCCCTCCGGGAGAACGAAACGTTCGCCGTCATCGATTTCAAGGATCCCGAGTTCGCCGCGACGGTCACCGCGGAGTTTCAGGCTCGGTGGGCGGACGCTCACTCGCTCGAACTGTAG